The genomic segment gaaagaataaagctaGACACCAGGGAAGACCTTATGTTGCAAGAGAGATGTTTGTTTACTTGGGGACAGTGGGAGCCAGGAGATCTGGTTCCTTCAGCCCCCAGCTAAGCCATGAGAGCTTGGCCAAGGTTCTGGGGCTCTCCTGGGGCTTTCCTGGGGCTtgctctccccagccctgggttGCAAGGAAGAATCAGTGTGTCTTTGACACCCTGGAGTGGGTGTAATGAGATTAAATCAATGAGGAAAGGTCTCAGGGCCCTCGGGAAGAAAGGAATGAGTAATTATCTATCTGCAGGAGGTGACTGTGCCAGAGGacagctgggaggaggaggactgGAGAAAGCATGGGACTAACCTGGAGGCAAGTAGGGGAGAGGAATGGAGCTCCCCTTATCTCACAATGGCCCAGAATCCCCCTGAGCCAGACAGCTGGGTGGGGCAGGAGCCTCTGGAATGGAGGCTCCAGGGCCCTGGtcctgggaagggaggaaggccCTGGAAGAGCCCAGGCCTACTCAGTCAGCTCTGATTTGAAGAGGAGCaggaagggggcggggaggagccctgggctggTCATTCAGCCCAGCAGTGAGATGACTCAGCAGCTCGCTCACTCGGGTACCATAGCCCCAGGCAAAGCCCAAACTGGGTCACAGGCTTGGTCCtagcccctcctctctgcccggCTTccactgcccttccccaccctaaATATCCCGCTATCTTCCCACATAGACTTATGCTGGGGATAAGGGCTGGGTATCAAAGTTTCCCCAAGTATGCGTTCTGTATGCCAAGCATAGCGTGGAGCATTTTAGACATGTTACAGGAGAGGCAGGCCGTGGACTGCAAGGGCCTGGACTTAGAAGTCACAGAAGCCCACCTCCAAATCCCAGCTGGGTAAGCCGGGAAAATTCGCTTCCAACCCCTGTACGATGGGACAAATTCATATGCAGTGTTAGCTGCTAGCATTACTATTATCCTATTCCAGGCCCCCCTGGGGAGAGCCTGCTACTGGCAAAGTTCATATTTTGTCTCATCTGATCACAGATTAATTACTGTCTGCCTCTCCTTTTCCAGGAAagtgcctctgcccctcactgggGCCCGGGAGACAGGCTTGGTAAGGGGAAGAGGCTCCTGTGTGCCCTGAGCGAACGAGGTACAGTGAAGCCCCTTCAGGCCTAAAGATTTGGACAAACCCCTTCTCGGGTGCCCCAGTCCCTCCCCATTGCTCCCACCCAGCCTCTTCCCACTCCTGCCCAGTTCCATGGCCTCTATCAGGACTCAGGTCCATTATTGTGACAGAGCTAGCCTCAGCCCTCCATCTCCAGGCTCTCCCAATCCTGCCAGTTCTCCCCCCTGgcccgcccccagcccttccccaccctctgtcCCAGTCTCAACACTCCTATCCTGTGGACTGAAGAGTTTCCCTAGAATTTTACAGTTAGAAAATCACTGATGGTGGGAGAACTCGGTGTCATGGTCAGCTGGAAACCTCAACAAGGGCAAGATTTGAGGAGGACCAGttggagaagaaatgaaaaaaggagaaaagcaggaaAGTAGCTAGAAAAGGATGAATTTCAGGAAGCATGTGGcttggctttgtttgttcttgttttgttttgttttgttttaccaggAGAGACTTGAGATTTCGGTTTTGCTCTGGGGAAAGAAGCTGATAAGAAAGGATAAACTAAGGACACTGAAGAGAAGAGATAATGGGGAGAGATCAGATGAGGTCTAGAGTACACGTGGGAGGAACAGCCTTGGACAGGAAGAGAGACAACCCTCCCTCTGAACGTCATTCAACCTACAAGAATTACCTACGGCAACGGCTGGGTGACAGCAGTGAATACAATGACCACATGGTCCCGCACTCATGGAGCTTGGGCACTaggaaggaagacagggatgGCAAAGGGCACACTGTCCAGGGGGTGGGGAAGTGTGAGACATTTCTCTTCATCCCTCTGCTGCTGTGTTTGTGACTGGGGCCTGCACGGGGACATATAATCACTTGCCCCCCATCAGACTACCAGCAACTTCCTGGGGCAGGAACTAATGCTTTCCTTACCCCAGCTCTCAGGTTGGGAGTGCTAGCAACCACAGGGGCCCAAGACAGGGCAGCTCCTCTTCTGGCTGCCCTTCCCTGACTTATTTAGATTCTACTGGaccttccctgccctgccctggcgCCCTCACCTCCGAACACCAGAGAGACTCACTGTCCACGCCCTCTGCTGTTGGGGAGGGGGAATCCACCTGGATTTAGAAGACTTGGGCCCTGCTATTGTTGCCTCTGCCATTTACGGGCTGTATTATCTCTGGCAAGTCCTACAACTCCCTTGAGTCCTAGTTTGTCCATCTGTATAATAGGATTGATGAGAACACCTGTCAACTTCTGAGCTCCCGGAGTTGTGGAGACCCTCCAATGAGGTACATGTCAACGTGCTTTGTAAAGGACCGCACCACAGCCACAGCTTGAGGCAGGCTTTTGATTTGGTCCCTGGAGTGATAGGCAGTTCCTGGTCAAGGTAGCCCAGGTAGCAGGGGGCACAGTCACTGACAGTATAAATTTGTAGGGGGATTAATTggctccccccccaaaaaaacacggTCTCCACTGTAATTAACTCTTGCCCTCCCTATGTTCCCCTAGCCAATGCAGTATTCTGCAGGACTGCTTTGTGAAAAAGGGGTTTTTGAAGAGTGTCTAGCTGGATGGGCTCCAGGCGGCAGCCTGTCATCCCGACTGATGAGGCCACAGGCTGGTGCATGCCAGCGCTGTCCACTCAGAGGGGGAAGGGCCATCTCGGGGAGCCAGTGCAGCTGGCAGAGCCCAGGCCCGTGGGGACAAAGCGGCTCTGAGCCGCCTCTCAATGGGTGCCTGTGTTctgggagtgggggcggggtgcCCTCAGCCTCTTTTCCGTCTtctcctgccaccccccacccgccctccctgctccccgcaGGACGTCCTGGGCTGGACACTGGGGCAGAGGAGGTCCTGCACAGGGGAAGGTCGGGCCCTGCCCCTCTAGGGTTGGCCCATGTGCCTGGGCACTCGGAGATGGCACCAGGATCAGGGCTTCTGGGGTCCGGGATACTGATTGGGCCCAGGCCGAGGGCGGGCCCAGGGCACGGCCAGGCCTCCCCGGCTGCAGAGTCCAGCGGCCTGCTGTGGCCATGGTGGCTCGAGCGGGAGGAGCCACCGtggagccgggggcgggggcgcaggACAGTACCGGgctgggtgagggggtggggaagtgtGAGCCCGGGCTGGGTGGGCGTCGCCGGTGGGTGGCCGCCTGGGCCGGGCGCGGAGCGAGGGGGGCAGGGTTACCGCGGCCCGGGCCTTAGTCCCGCCCTCGCAGGAGGCGGGAGAGGAAACCGAGCCTAGCGGCGGGCTGGGCCCCGCAGCAGCTCCCGCCGGCCGGCTTCGTCCTGCGCTCCCCGCTCCAGGCGGCCGGTCTCGGCCGCGCCCAAGCCCCGCCATGCGGCCCCCGGGGCTCTGCGGGGCCGCGCCGCTTGCCGCGGCCGCCCTCCTGGTGCTGGGGGCTCCCCTGGGTAAGGGGGTGGGCGCGGGGCTCCCCTGGGTGCTGCCGGTCCGCAGGGAGCGGGAGGAGACCCGGCCGGGAGGCTGGGCCATGGGAAGCTGACCCGGGGCGCGGGGGTCAGCCCCGGAGGGAGGCCGCTGGGGCTCAGGGGCGGAGCCCCTCAGGGTGGTGACGAGGGTCAGCTCCCGCGTCCCGGGAGCCGGCGGGCTGGGAGCCTCGGGGAGCGGGGCTAAGGGCGGACGGGAAGCTGGCCTGGTGGCCAtgcgcccccaccccctccccaccccgcccgcaGCGCTGGCCCGCGAGGACTGCCTGTGGTACCTGGACCGGAACGGCTCCTGGCATCCAGGCTTCAACTGCGAGTTCTTCACCTTCTGCTGCGGGACCTGCTACCAGCGCTACTGCTGCAGAGACCTGACCTTGCTCATCACCGAGAGGCAGCAGAAGCACTGCCTGGCCTTCAGGTGGGCCCCCGCCTCCACCCACGCCCCCTCCATCCTCCTCTCAGGAGGCCTGCCCGGGCCTCCCCTCCTCCGTGTCTCCCTCCTGCCGCTCTCCATGTCCACCTCCACAGCCTTAGCCCAGACCTAGCACTCAGCTTGGTGACAAAGTGGGTGTTGGTGCAGGGGCCTGGAAGGTCCAGGAAGGGCGTATTAACGGTCTTGCGCTGGGTGGTGGGTAGGGTGGGTACAGGGTGCAGCTTTGTGGAAGAAGCTCTGGCAAAAAGGCAGGGGACTTGGGTTTGATTCCCAGGTCCACGTCTCCGTAGCTGTGTCATTGTGGGGAAGACTCATCCTCACATGGGTCATTATTTCCAATTCATAAAATGAGGGGGTTGCCAAAATTAGTGGtttcaaacttctttttaaaaggtaCTGCTAATACATAAAAGGTGTAAGGAGACTGCATGATTGGGGGGTTGGAAGAAAAGGGCTCTAGGTTATTTCTAAGGTGCCTTTCAGTGCTAACATGTTCCAAGTCTAACCAATTAAGTTGTAGATGTAGGAGCGATGAAGTGGGGAGCTCACTACAAATCCCGGCATGCCTCACACTAGCCAGCCAGGCAGCACGGTCTTCTGGGAAGTGGAGGTCCCCTAAGATCTCCTCCACAGGGTCGGGGCAGAGCCCCTCAAGGAACCCCAAATCTCAGCTTGCTGTGGCCCCCTGCTGGCCAGGAGTTGGAGCACAGTTTTATGGCCACCATAATGAGGAGTCCCTCCTACGAGTGCTGGAAGGTGAGGGGACCTGTTCTTTGTCTAAAGTCCCAAGACCATAGCAGGCATCGCCTCGGCCGTGATCCTCTTCGTGGCGGTGGTGGCCACCACCATCTGCTGCTTCCTGTGCTCCTGCTGCTACCTGTACCGCCGGCGCCAGCATCTGCAGAGCCCGTTCGAAGGTACGGGCGGTCCTGGGCACGGGGGGCACGGGGGCTGGGCCGGGCCCTGCGCTGGGCACCAGACAGTTCCAGGACATGCGCCCTGCGTGGTAGCGAGTGCCGCTGTGTACACACACCTGCCAGCCTGCAACCGCAGAGACGAGAACGTGCCGGGGCCGTGTGTGAACAGCGGGCGTGAGTATGCGGGCGGACATGCGTGCATGTGAACGTGCAGATGTGCGCGGCCGGCCGTCTGTCAGCAGCGGTGTGGTGCAGTGGGTACGTGCATGCACGGGACTCTTGGAAAGGACACGGGGGGGTCTGTAGTGGTGAGCATTAATTGCATGTACTCTAGTCTACAGTGGACTGTGTGCCTGAGTGTTGGCATGTGACCGAGTGTATGCCCAACCCTGAGGGGCGTGGGCACGGTGTCGCTGCCCGGGGGATCAGTGTGGGAGGAAAAGGCTGAGGGCGGACCCCCTGAGAGGCAGCTCTGCTAGATTAGAAGATACCAGACCCTGGAGCTGCCCTGTCCTTGCCTAAGTGGGACATTTCCCAAGCTGTGTTCTCTGGCTCGTGAGGCTTCTGAAACCTGCTGAGGGGAGCAAACCTGCTAAACACAGACTGCCCCGCTGGGACCACGTGCACAGCTCCCCGCTCAGCTCTGCCAAGCAATGTCTGGGAGGCAAACGCAGCAGGTGGCCAGCCTGGAGCCCCCAGAACAGACAGCAGGGGCCCGGGGGGGCTTACCTTGGTTTCAGGGCAGGAGGTGGCGGCTTCACCATGGAGGTGGAGTTCTGAATGCTGATCCTTGTCCCCCACCTAGGCCAGGAGATTCCAATGACAGGCATCCCAGTGCAGCCAGTGTACCCATACCCCCAGGACCCCAAAGCTGGCCCCGCACCCCCACAGCCTGGCTACATGTACCCTCCTAGTGGTCCTGCTCCCCAGTATCCACTCTACCCAGCTGGGCCCCCTATCTACAACCCTGCAGGTAAGTGAGCGATCTGGAGCCCCTTGCTCCTGCCTGCCGCCCACCTCCGTGCTGGAACCTCCCCTACCCTTTTCTCACCCTGAGTCCCTCTCCCAGACTTCTGCCTCAGCTGGAAACATCCAGGCTACCTCTTCCCCATGGATCCTTCAAGCCTCTGGAATTGGGGGTCACTTCCCATCCTCCTGTGCCACCCCTGACCCTTACCCTGTCTGCTTGGCTTTCAGCTCCTCCCCCCTATATGCCACCACAGCCCTCCTACCCAGGAGCCTGAGGAACCAGCTGTCTCTCTGCTGCCCCTTCAGTGATGCCCCTCTCCTGTATCTGCATCTGGCCCTGGGGGTGGGCAAGGGTCCTCTACTCAGCAGGCCCCAGACCAAGCCAAGCCCTGGGTCCTACTGGTGATGGAGCCCCAGGGATGTAGACCAGGAGCTGAGCTGGAACTTGGCCGTGAatgaggggtgggtggggagggcttGGGGTCAGTGGACTATTTTTACGTGGGACAAGAGAAGGACATGAAAGCCTGGGTCAAAGCCCCTGCTTTCTCAGAGTCCCGCGACTTCCAAGATCCCAGCCAGGAACGCTGGGGCCCGCCCTGTTTGCTCACTGTGGGCTCCATCAGTAGTGGGCGGAAGCCCTGCTCCCGGCTGCCACACCGGCCAGGGCTCCAACTGCTGGATTAAAGCTGTAAAGCTGTAACTCATGTCGGTTGCCTCATTGGGCCCATCCACACCTTCCAGgagctctgccttcagctgggcCCTGAGGGCTGCCAGTGCCACATCCTCCCAGCCGGCAAGGCACCCTCCCCCGCTTCCGCAAGCAGAACCACCTCAGGCTGAGGGCCCCTTGAGCTGGTTCCCAAAGCCAGTGAGGTGGATTTTGCCACAGCTGGGAAGAGGATGCTCATTTGCGTTACAGACGTTCTGCACTAGGGGTCAGGCCCCTGTGACATAAAAGGCACTGCAAATTTTTACAAAGGCACCTTCCCCTTTTCGGGGACACTTAGCTTCACGGGTGGGTTCCGAAACTGGCTGACCCTGGGCATGTCTCTGAACCCAGTTTTCTCAGCTATCCCATGGAGATAATGCCTCAGGGCTGTCATGTGGGTGAAATACGAAATGAAACTGTGACCCCTGTCCGTCCTTCCTGATCGGAGAGGTTCTAGGAGCCAAGCGGAGAGACTGGGCCACCCAAGAGGTTGGTGCAAGGTGTTGCTGTCAGCTGCCTTGGGTCATCAGGGGACCCTAAGACCTTAGGCCCCTGCTGAGCCAGGCAGACGCCCTCCACCCTTGGAGATGCCTATGCACCAAGCTCTACCCTCACCTTTGCCTTGTTCCCTGAGGACCTGGGTCCTTGTGCTCTCAGGACTTCTCTGGTGACAGATGTAGGGaaagaagttttatagtttttaattcaAGTGGGAAAAGTGCCATCCTGGCTTGGCAACACCACCACCAACCAACGGTCTCCTTTCCCCAACAACCATATGTtcagcccctccttccctcacccaAGGTCCTCCAGCCCTGCAGCCTTGTCTTCCAGCTGGGTTCTGCATATGGCCCCTGTGCTAACCATGCCCTCTGGCACCCATATACTGTCAGGGAGGCTCTTGTCACACAGGCTGGAGCGGGGGAGCTCCTAGGCCAGGGTCAGAAACCACTATGGGCAGAGCCTCTGTCCATGGATTCACAGCTTCCCCCCTTCCTAATGAAATTTTCAggggggcctgagagtctgcccCTGGACCTGACCAGAGAGGGAAGGCtaatgctggggtggggggcaggggggacagaGCTGGGCCACAGCTGCAGATCCACCTTCTCTCTGAGGGTGGGGGCAAGAGGCGGGAGCTGGGGTTACAGTGTTCTGGCTTCTAGTCTGCAAATTCTGCCTTCATTCACACTTCAGGAGAGAGGGTCACCAGCTCATCTCAAGGTTTGGAACCACCAGTCAGTCTCTCGCTCGCttgctttccttctccccctctctcgaAGCTGAGAGGGGGAGGAGGTTGGTAGGATAAGGTTTGAGTTTCCCTAAGGAAAGA from the Halichoerus grypus chromosome 7, mHalGry1.hap1.1, whole genome shotgun sequence genome contains:
- the SHISA4 gene encoding protein shisa-4, with translation MRPPGLCGAAPLAAAALLVLGAPLALAREDCLWYLDRNGSWHPGFNCEFFTFCCGTCYQRYCCRDLTLLITERQQKHCLAFSPKTIAGIASAVILFVAVVATTICCFLCSCCYLYRRRQHLQSPFEGQEIPMTGIPVQPVYPYPQDPKAGPAPPQPGYMYPPSGPAPQYPLYPAGPPIYNPAAPPPYMPPQPSYPGA